One Actinomycetota bacterium genomic region harbors:
- a CDS encoding YifB family Mg chelatase-like AAA ATPase, which translates to MSVAKAETVAIVGLDGYPVEVEVALASGLPQFTLVGLPDASIQEARERVRAAVLSSNEKWPMQRITVNLSPAHLRKAGPGFDLAIALGVLAADGRIAQDRLREMCLLGELSLDGTIRRVRGALASAMAASQAGKRAILLPRANATEAGLVGGIEVLPVDHLAQAVHFLRGECTLDGVTEGAAEPPAPVEADDADLTDVRGQTLPKQALELAAAGGHNLLLRGSPGGGKTMLARRLRGILPPLTHGEALEVTRIYSVAGLLPEDAGLITQRPIRAPHLSVSTVGLIGGGSLVPQPGEVSLAHRGVLFLDEAAEFKRDALQALRGPLEEGTVTIVRGRWAVTYPARFQLVAATNPCPCGYLGDALRSCKCVPGRLATYEERLSGPVMDRIDLQVEVERLKKKELFLHSQGASSAVVRERVIAARQRQADRLASFGIQTNADIPTASLEGAVAADASAKRALERSVDQLGLSARGVHRVMRVARTVADLRGDDIVTYDHVESALSFRFDPKK; encoded by the coding sequence ATGAGCGTCGCCAAGGCCGAAACGGTCGCGATCGTCGGGCTCGACGGCTACCCCGTCGAGGTGGAGGTCGCGCTCGCCTCGGGCCTTCCACAGTTCACGCTCGTAGGTCTGCCGGACGCGTCGATCCAAGAGGCGCGCGAGCGTGTTCGCGCCGCCGTTCTGTCGAGCAACGAGAAGTGGCCGATGCAGCGGATCACGGTCAACCTGTCGCCGGCCCATCTGCGCAAGGCCGGTCCCGGTTTCGATCTGGCGATCGCGCTCGGCGTGCTCGCCGCCGACGGCCGGATCGCGCAGGATCGCCTCCGCGAGATGTGTCTGCTCGGCGAATTGTCGCTCGACGGGACGATCCGGCGGGTACGCGGCGCGCTCGCGAGTGCGATGGCGGCGTCGCAGGCAGGGAAGCGCGCGATCCTGCTGCCGCGGGCGAACGCGACCGAGGCGGGGCTCGTCGGCGGCATCGAAGTGCTTCCGGTCGACCACCTCGCGCAGGCGGTGCACTTCCTTCGGGGCGAATGCACGCTCGACGGGGTTACCGAGGGTGCGGCCGAACCGCCGGCTCCCGTGGAGGCCGACGACGCCGACCTCACCGATGTGCGCGGTCAGACCTTGCCGAAGCAGGCGCTCGAGCTCGCCGCCGCCGGCGGCCACAACCTTCTGTTGAGGGGAAGTCCCGGCGGCGGCAAAACCATGCTCGCACGGCGTCTGCGGGGCATCTTGCCGCCGCTGACGCACGGGGAGGCTCTCGAAGTGACCCGGATCTATTCCGTTGCCGGGCTGTTACCCGAGGACGCCGGCCTCATCACCCAACGGCCGATCCGGGCGCCGCATCTATCCGTGTCAACCGTGGGACTGATCGGCGGAGGAAGCCTGGTGCCGCAACCGGGAGAGGTGTCGCTCGCCCATCGAGGCGTCCTCTTCCTGGACGAGGCCGCCGAGTTCAAGCGAGACGCCCTGCAAGCCTTGCGCGGCCCGCTCGAGGAGGGGACTGTGACGATCGTCCGGGGGCGCTGGGCGGTCACCTATCCGGCGCGCTTCCAGCTCGTCGCGGCGACCAACCCGTGCCCGTGCGGGTATCTCGGTGACGCCCTCCGTTCGTGCAAGTGCGTGCCCGGCCGGCTCGCGACCTATGAGGAGCGGCTCTCTGGTCCGGTCATGGACCGCATCGATCTTCAGGTTGAGGTCGAGCGGCTCAAGAAGAAGGAGCTCTTCCTTCACTCCCAGGGCGCCTCATCGGCCGTCGTGCGCGAGCGGGTGATCGCCGCGCGGCAGCGTCAGGCGGATCGTCTCGCGAGCTTCGGGATCCAGACCAACGCCGACATCCCGACCGCATCCCTGGAAGGGGCCGTCGCGGCCGACGCCTCCGCCAAAAGGGCGTTGGAACGGTCGGTCGATCAATTGGGTCTGTCGGCACGAGGCGTCCATCGGGTGATGCGCGTCGCCCGCACGGTGGCCGATCTCCGCGGCGACGACATCGTTACGTACGATCACGTCGAGAGCGCGCTCTCGTTCCGGTTCGATCCGAAGAAGTGA
- the ffh gene encoding signal recognition particle protein — translation MFDTLSDRLEAVFKRLRSRGRLSEEQVDEALREVRMALLEADVHLEVARAFVTRVRERAVGEEVLKALTPAQQVIKIVNEELVGILGGSSKPLRFAPKPPTVIMLAGLQGSGKTTAAGKLATWLKAKGKQPLLVACDLRRPAAVQQLVLLGEQAGVPVVAREGMTPIEVAAEGVKEAERLGRDVVIVDTAGRLHVDEEMMAEAAAIRDRVKPTETLLVVDAMTGQDAVNVATSFLEHVDFTGIVLSKLDGDARGGAALSIAHVSGRPVKFASTGEKLDAFEPFHPDRIASRILGMGDVLTLIEKAEEVYEEDQAREMEKKMLEATFTLEDFLDQMRQLKKMGPLTNILGMIPGLGSQLKGMELDEKDMARTEAIICSMTPGERRDPSIIGGSRRSRIARGCGMTTGDVNGLLRQFEQAKKMMKAMAGGGGMPGMPAGMTMPRVPGAGGRPKPKQRPHRPKQHAKRKKKKRR, via the coding sequence ATGTTCGACACCCTGTCCGATCGCCTCGAGGCCGTTTTCAAGCGGCTGCGCTCGCGTGGCCGGCTCTCTGAAGAGCAGGTCGACGAGGCCCTGCGTGAGGTCCGCATGGCCCTCTTGGAGGCGGACGTCCATCTGGAGGTCGCGCGGGCATTCGTCACGCGCGTCCGAGAGCGTGCCGTCGGCGAGGAAGTGCTCAAGGCGCTCACCCCGGCGCAACAGGTCATCAAGATCGTGAACGAGGAGCTCGTGGGGATCCTCGGCGGCTCCTCGAAGCCGCTGCGTTTCGCCCCAAAGCCCCCGACGGTGATCATGCTCGCCGGCCTGCAAGGCTCGGGGAAGACGACGGCCGCGGGGAAGCTCGCGACGTGGCTGAAAGCCAAAGGGAAACAGCCGCTGCTCGTCGCGTGCGACCTTCGCCGCCCGGCCGCCGTGCAGCAGCTCGTCCTGCTCGGGGAGCAGGCGGGAGTCCCGGTGGTCGCGCGTGAGGGTATGACGCCGATCGAGGTCGCGGCGGAGGGCGTCAAAGAGGCGGAGCGGCTCGGGCGCGATGTCGTGATCGTCGACACCGCCGGCCGGCTCCACGTCGACGAGGAGATGATGGCCGAGGCCGCCGCGATCCGCGATCGCGTGAAGCCGACGGAGACCCTGCTCGTCGTCGACGCGATGACCGGGCAGGACGCGGTGAACGTGGCGACCTCGTTCCTCGAGCACGTCGACTTCACGGGGATCGTCCTGTCGAAGCTCGACGGCGACGCGCGCGGCGGCGCCGCGTTGTCGATCGCGCACGTGTCGGGCCGGCCGGTGAAGTTCGCTTCCACCGGCGAGAAGCTCGATGCGTTCGAGCCGTTCCATCCCGACCGGATCGCGTCGCGGATCCTCGGCATGGGCGACGTGCTCACGCTGATCGAGAAGGCCGAGGAGGTCTACGAGGAAGATCAAGCGCGCGAGATGGAAAAGAAGATGCTCGAGGCGACCTTCACCCTCGAGGACTTCCTAGACCAGATGCGCCAGCTGAAGAAGATGGGGCCGCTCACGAACATCCTCGGGATGATCCCGGGACTCGGCTCGCAGCTCAAGGGGATGGAGCTCGACGAGAAGGACATGGCGCGGACCGAGGCCATCATCTGCTCCATGACGCCGGGGGAACGGCGTGACCCCTCGATCATCGGCGGCTCGCGGCGCTCGCGGATCGCGCGCGGCTGCGGGATGACGACCGGCGACGTGAACGGTTTGCTGCGTCAGTTCGAGCAGGCCAAGAAGATGATGAAAGCGATGGCCGGCGGCGGCGGCATGCCGGGGATGCCGGCGGGGATGACGATGCCGCGCGTGCCGGGCGCCGGGGGACGTCCCAAACCGAAGCAACGCCCCCACCGCCCCAAGCAGCACGCCAAGCGCAAGAAGAAGAAGCGGCGCTGA
- the lepB gene encoding signal peptidase I, translated as MRPPLEDSPLQSDWPDKPAGPPPKKRSALSFFKELPVLILIAFGLALLIKTFLIQAFFIPSESMVPTLEIGDRVLVNKLVYRFREPRRGEVIVFVAERDPTADDRGLLRKIVDTLTEGLGVSAPSDRDFIKRIIGLPGETVEMKDGVVTITKTDGTKIALKEPYLAEDKDTSPFGLSKVPAGSYFVMGDNRPNSADSRTRLGPIKRSDIVGKAFVKVWPLSRIGILGTPKYEAAALGSVAVVVPVVFLGAARVRKRRQRHDRAA; from the coding sequence GTGCGTCCGCCCCTCGAGGATTCCCCCCTTCAGTCGGACTGGCCGGACAAACCCGCCGGGCCGCCCCCGAAGAAGCGAAGCGCGCTGTCGTTCTTCAAGGAGCTCCCGGTCCTCATCCTGATCGCGTTCGGCTTGGCCCTGCTCATAAAGACCTTCTTGATCCAGGCCTTCTTCATCCCCTCCGAATCGATGGTGCCGACGCTGGAGATCGGCGACCGGGTCCTCGTCAACAAGCTCGTGTATCGATTCCGCGAACCACGCCGGGGTGAGGTCATCGTCTTCGTGGCGGAACGCGACCCCACGGCCGACGATCGGGGTTTGTTGCGCAAGATCGTCGACACGCTCACCGAGGGGCTCGGCGTGTCGGCTCCGTCGGACCGCGACTTCATCAAGCGCATCATCGGCCTGCCCGGTGAGACGGTGGAGATGAAAGACGGCGTCGTCACGATCACCAAGACCGACGGTACGAAGATCGCCTTGAAGGAGCCGTACCTGGCGGAGGACAAGGACACGTCGCCGTTCGGTCTTTCGAAGGTTCCCGCGGGGTCGTATTTCGTCATGGGGGACAACCGGCCGAACTCCGCAGACAGCCGCACCAGGCTCGGGCCGATCAAGCGCTCCGACATCGTCGGTAAAGCCTTCGTCAAGGTATGGCCGTTGAGCCGCATCGGCATCCTCGGAACCCCGAAGTACGAGGCGGCTGCGTTGGGTTCGGTCGCGGTTGTCGTCCCGGTGGTCTTCCTCGGCGCCGCTCGCGTCAGGAAACGGCGGCAACGCCACGACAGAGCTGCATGA
- a CDS encoding DUF2469 family protein produces the protein MSIDDLEKYEAEMELALYREYRDVFQMFRYLVETERRFYLANKVDVAEKRRGDEIWFEVTLSDAWVWDMYRQSRFVPQVRVITFEDVNIEELRKEDGPEAAAGPAALS, from the coding sequence GTGAGCATCGACGATCTCGAGAAGTACGAGGCCGAGATGGAGCTCGCGCTCTATCGAGAGTACCGCGACGTCTTCCAGATGTTCCGTTACCTGGTCGAGACCGAGCGCCGGTTCTACCTCGCGAACAAGGTCGACGTCGCGGAGAAACGTCGGGGCGATGAGATCTGGTTCGAGGTCACATTGTCCGACGCGTGGGTCTGGGACATGTACCGGCAGAGCCGGTTCGTGCCACAGGTTCGCGTGATCACGTTCGAGGACGTCAACATCGAAGAGCTCCGCAAGGAGGACGGCCCGGAAGCGGCGGCCGGGCCCGCGGCCTTGAGCTAG
- a CDS encoding ribonuclease HII has translation MRPDGAIERELHDQGFALVAGVDEVGRGALAGPLVAGAVILPDDFDLPGLNDSKLLTPKQRDVLAVKIRAQAVALTLVRVTPAIIDRRGLHKSNIRALRAAIARLEPRPNYALSDGFSVPRMPVPTLSIRKGDRVAASVAAASIVAKVVRDRTMRRLHRRFPEFGFASNKGYGTREHWTALRAHGPTPVHRMSFKGVGAGGTIEAELLEAELDELTALGQELVPSGSP, from the coding sequence ATGCGGCCGGACGGTGCCATCGAACGTGAGCTCCACGATCAGGGGTTCGCGCTGGTCGCCGGGGTCGACGAGGTCGGCCGCGGCGCCCTCGCCGGGCCGCTGGTCGCCGGAGCCGTGATCCTGCCCGACGATTTCGACCTCCCCGGCCTCAATGACTCGAAGCTCCTAACCCCCAAGCAGCGGGACGTCCTGGCCGTGAAGATCCGGGCGCAGGCCGTCGCGCTTACGCTTGTGCGCGTGACGCCGGCGATCATCGACCGTCGCGGGCTGCACAAGTCGAACATCCGCGCACTGCGCGCCGCGATCGCTCGTTTGGAGCCGAGGCCGAACTACGCGCTCTCGGACGGCTTCTCGGTGCCGAGGATGCCGGTGCCGACGCTTTCGATCCGGAAGGGCGACCGTGTCGCGGCGTCGGTCGCGGCGGCCTCGATCGTCGCGAAGGTCGTGCGTGATCGCACGATGCGCCGGCTGCATCGCCGTTTCCCGGAATTCGGGTTCGCGTCGAACAAGGGGTACGGCACGCGCGAGCATTGGACCGCGCTGCGGGCGCACGGCCCGACGCCCGTCCACCGGATGTCGTTCAAGGGCGTCGGCGCGGGGGGAACGATCGAAGCCGAGCTGCTGGAGGCGGAGCTCGACGAGCTGACCGCGCTGGGCCAGGAGCTGGTTCCGTCGGGTTCGCCGTGA
- the trmD gene encoding tRNA (guanosine(37)-N1)-methyltransferase TrmD: protein MRIDVVTIFPEFFTGPMNASLLGKARKRGVVDVRLHDLREHTTDPHRTVDDEPYGGGVGMVMKPDPWFAAVEAIEGWETARRVLLTPAGRRLDQDLVRDLALAPHLILMCGRYEGIDERVAEGLATDELSVGDYVLAGGESAALLVVEAVTRLVPGVVKEAASVEQESFGPDGLLDFPQYTRPADFRGMAVPDVLLSGDHAEIAAWRRREALERTKRRRPDLLGPDLDIAP from the coding sequence ATGAGGATCGACGTGGTGACGATCTTCCCGGAGTTCTTCACCGGGCCCATGAACGCCTCATTGCTCGGCAAAGCCAGGAAGCGCGGTGTGGTCGACGTTCGCCTGCACGACCTCCGCGAGCACACGACCGATCCGCATCGCACCGTCGACGACGAGCCGTACGGCGGCGGGGTGGGGATGGTGATGAAGCCGGATCCGTGGTTCGCCGCGGTCGAGGCGATCGAGGGATGGGAGACGGCCCGCCGTGTCTTGCTGACGCCGGCCGGACGTCGGCTGGACCAAGATCTTGTGCGTGACCTCGCGCTTGCGCCGCATCTGATCTTGATGTGCGGCCGGTACGAAGGGATCGACGAACGGGTCGCCGAAGGGCTCGCGACCGATGAGCTGTCCGTCGGCGACTACGTCCTGGCGGGTGGCGAGTCGGCGGCGCTGCTCGTCGTCGAGGCAGTCACGCGGCTGGTGCCCGGTGTGGTGAAGGAGGCGGCCTCGGTCGAACAGGAGTCGTTCGGCCCCGACGGCCTCCTCGACTTTCCCCAGTACACGCGGCCGGCGGACTTCCGCGGCATGGCCGTGCCGGACGTGCTGCTGTCGGGCGACCACGCCGAGATCGCGGCCTGGCGGAGGCGGGAAGCGCTCGAGCGGACCAAACGGCGGCGGCCGGATCTGCTCGGGCCGGACCTCGACATCGCGCCCTAG
- the rpsP gene encoding 30S ribosomal protein S16, which produces MSVRIRLMRTGKRKQPFYRVVVADQRAPRDGRPVQQLGTYNPLTDPSEIRIDEEKALAWLAKGAQPSASVVALLRATGTWKKHLEATKATKAS; this is translated from the coding sequence ATGTCGGTGCGGATCAGACTCATGCGGACGGGCAAGCGCAAGCAGCCCTTCTATCGCGTCGTCGTCGCAGATCAGCGCGCTCCCCGCGACGGGCGCCCCGTCCAGCAACTCGGCACCTACAACCCCCTCACCGATCCCTCTGAGATCCGCATCGACGAGGAGAAGGCGCTCGCCTGGCTGGCCAAAGGGGCCCAGCCGTCCGCGAGCGTCGTCGCCTTGCTGCGGGCAACGGGCACATGGAAGAAACACCTCGAGGCGACGAAGGCGACGAAGGCCTCGTAG
- a CDS encoding KH domain-containing protein — translation MEETPRGDEGDEGLVEATLTYLAKSIVEHPDDVEVSSSSGEGDLTVYRLRVNPEDMGRVIGRSGRTARAIRQVTRAAAAKAGVHVLIEIVE, via the coding sequence ATGGAAGAAACACCTCGAGGCGACGAAGGCGACGAAGGCCTCGTAGAGGCCACGCTCACCTATCTCGCCAAATCAATCGTCGAGCATCCCGACGACGTCGAGGTTTCGTCTTCCTCCGGCGAGGGCGACCTGACCGTCTACCGCCTGCGCGTCAATCCCGAGGACATGGGCCGCGTGATCGGCCGCAGCGGGCGCACGGCGCGCGCGATCCGTCAGGTGACTCGGGCCGCAGCGGCGAAAGCCGGCGTCCACGTGCTCATCGAGATCGTCGAGTAG
- a CDS encoding ANTAR domain-containing protein, whose amino-acid sequence MARLRVVLVEDGTFSHGSLRRVLESLDVDVVAEGSDWATLADQANARSVDGFVVVAGEDPKLLYDICSGDRPVVVVTDRLSDVAIGPSVEHGASSFVPFPVDGTLFHAQVRAAVARAADLAKARGEANDLRDQLETRKLVERAKGILMDRLGLSEPDAFRKLQKASQDENRKMREIADSVIRAERMFADKPEVEQVHAAPPRRTRSAS is encoded by the coding sequence ATGGCTCGTCTCCGCGTCGTTCTGGTAGAGGACGGCACGTTCTCACACGGTTCGTTGCGACGCGTCCTCGAATCACTCGATGTCGACGTGGTCGCGGAAGGCTCGGACTGGGCGACGCTCGCCGACCAGGCGAACGCCCGCTCGGTGGACGGTTTCGTGGTGGTCGCCGGCGAGGATCCGAAGCTCCTGTATGACATCTGCTCGGGCGATCGCCCCGTCGTCGTCGTCACCGATCGGCTTTCCGATGTCGCGATCGGTCCATCCGTCGAGCACGGCGCGTCTTCGTTCGTGCCGTTCCCCGTCGACGGGACGCTGTTCCACGCCCAGGTGCGCGCCGCGGTCGCACGCGCGGCCGATCTCGCGAAAGCACGGGGCGAGGCGAACGACCTTCGAGATCAGCTCGAGACGCGGAAGCTCGTCGAACGTGCCAAGGGCATCCTGATGGACCGGCTCGGGCTGTCCGAGCCCGACGCGTTCCGCAAGCTCCAGAAGGCGAGCCAGGACGAGAACCGAAAGATGCGCGAAATCGCGGACTCGGTGATCCGCGCCGAGAGGATGTTCGCCGACAAGCCTGAGGTCGAACAGGTTCACGCCGCGCCGCCGCGCAGGACGCGCTCGGCGAGCTGA
- the lepB gene encoding signal peptidase I — translation MRPLEGSPLQAEWPDKPAGVPPKRERLRFFKELPVLVLIAFGLALLMKTFLLQAFWIPSESMEPVLIKGDRVLVNKLAFRFREPRRGEVVVFARETVQPPRGIVRRAIDFLTEGIGAASPGEEDLIKRIVGLPGETVEMTDGIVTVTRVDGSKLTLDEPYIAEERDLRPFAPFVVPKGSYFMMGDNRPHSEDSRFSLGPVKRTQMIGKAFVKVWPPKRWDLFDVPAYGGGPEAASAMLLVIGAVRLRRRAA, via the coding sequence ATGCGGCCGCTCGAGGGCTCCCCGCTGCAAGCGGAGTGGCCGGACAAGCCCGCGGGCGTTCCGCCCAAGCGCGAACGGCTCCGATTCTTCAAGGAGCTTCCCGTCCTCGTACTCATCGCCTTCGGGCTCGCGCTCCTGATGAAGACCTTCTTGCTCCAGGCGTTCTGGATCCCGTCGGAGTCGATGGAGCCGGTGCTCATCAAGGGAGATCGCGTGCTCGTCAACAAGCTCGCGTTCCGGTTCCGCGAGCCGCGCCGCGGTGAGGTGGTCGTCTTCGCTCGCGAGACCGTCCAGCCCCCGCGCGGGATCGTGCGACGGGCGATCGATTTCCTCACCGAAGGCATCGGCGCGGCGTCACCGGGCGAGGAGGATCTGATCAAGAGGATCGTCGGCCTGCCCGGCGAGACGGTGGAGATGACCGACGGGATCGTGACGGTCACCCGAGTCGACGGCTCGAAGCTGACCCTCGACGAGCCCTACATCGCCGAGGAGCGCGACCTGCGTCCGTTCGCGCCGTTCGTCGTGCCGAAGGGCTCGTACTTCATGATGGGGGACAACCGGCCGCACTCGGAAGACAGCCGCTTCTCGCTCGGGCCGGTGAAGCGCACGCAGATGATCGGGAAAGCGTTCGTGAAGGTGTGGCCGCCGAAGCGATGGGATCTGTTCGACGTGCCGGCCTACGGCGGCGGTCCGGAGGCGGCTTCGGCGATGCTTCTTGTTATCGGTGCCGTACGACTGAGGAGGCGGGCGGCGTGA
- a CDS encoding ATP-binding protein: MPGDIAGREIARLRGIERKLVWIRWFGVVFGVFQVWQLAGPQTPDYVVPISYQTIVVLGIGNLIIGALSGRANTVRALKRIGYAAFALDIALVFANIWLGSYDRNSTSWTLAYVLPLEGAIRYQMRGAAFSIAAFSISELAREIYRLGLFDDLHFEISSVTYRVGLFSMIALIAGIMARNLEHERNAAESRADELEQMARREAASRGEIQAFHDVVLAGIGSGTLEQTLSDVAAAMGRAFDWEAFAIGLINEENDDVRLLGSYGFPEKVIDQVMPAGQGVVGRCIATGEPQLVPDTGTDPDYVPWNPLVRSEMTAPIRYEGKIIGVVDVEAREPGRFTPADVEGLDRLATQIGLVVSNARSLASQRAMVERLQELDTMKSDFVAVTSHELRTPLTAVQGFIRTLRRPDVRLSQGEMEEFLAIVDRQVERLSRLVEELLLTARIDAGAIDLLMDSVDVAEVLEETLVELGDGRARVQLAIDPSLPRIATDAQRLGQIARNLIENALKFSGDDEPVRVTVVRDGSVLLLEVADRGPGIPEDQLPQIFERFHQLGGSLRRRGQGLGLGLYIVRNLVDALNGTVRVRSTVGEGTTFSVGIPLVPAAVRSSSA; this comes from the coding sequence ATGCCTGGGGACATCGCCGGCCGGGAGATCGCGCGCCTTCGCGGGATCGAGCGCAAGCTCGTCTGGATCCGCTGGTTCGGGGTCGTCTTCGGCGTGTTCCAGGTCTGGCAGCTCGCCGGGCCGCAGACGCCCGATTACGTCGTCCCGATCTCGTATCAGACCATCGTCGTGCTCGGGATCGGGAACCTGATCATCGGCGCACTCTCCGGACGCGCGAACACCGTCCGGGCCCTCAAGCGGATCGGGTACGCGGCCTTCGCGCTCGACATCGCGCTCGTGTTCGCGAACATCTGGCTCGGTTCCTACGATCGCAATTCAACCTCTTGGACGCTGGCATACGTCCTCCCGCTCGAAGGCGCGATCCGGTACCAGATGCGAGGTGCGGCCTTCAGCATCGCCGCGTTCTCGATCTCCGAGCTCGCGCGTGAGATCTACCGGCTCGGATTGTTCGACGACCTGCACTTCGAGATCTCTTCCGTCACCTACCGGGTGGGACTCTTCTCGATGATCGCCCTCATCGCCGGGATCATGGCCCGCAACCTCGAGCACGAGCGTAACGCAGCGGAATCACGCGCCGACGAGCTCGAGCAGATGGCCCGGCGCGAAGCAGCTTCCCGCGGCGAGATCCAAGCGTTCCACGACGTCGTTCTCGCCGGGATCGGCTCGGGCACGCTCGAGCAGACCCTCTCCGACGTCGCCGCCGCGATGGGTCGGGCGTTCGATTGGGAAGCGTTCGCGATCGGCTTGATCAACGAGGAGAACGACGACGTGCGGCTGCTGGGCTCCTACGGCTTTCCGGAGAAGGTGATCGACCAGGTCATGCCCGCCGGGCAAGGCGTCGTGGGCCGCTGCATCGCGACGGGTGAACCGCAGCTCGTTCCGGACACCGGCACCGATCCCGACTACGTGCCGTGGAACCCGCTCGTCCGCTCGGAGATGACCGCCCCGATCCGTTACGAGGGCAAGATCATCGGCGTCGTCGACGTCGAGGCTCGCGAACCGGGGCGGTTCACACCCGCGGACGTCGAAGGCCTCGACCGGCTCGCCACGCAGATCGGCCTCGTCGTCTCCAACGCGCGATCGCTCGCGTCACAGCGGGCTATGGTCGAGCGTCTCCAGGAACTCGACACGATGAAGAGCGACTTCGTCGCGGTCACCTCGCACGAGCTCCGCACCCCGTTGACGGCGGTCCAAGGATTCATCCGCACGCTCCGCCGCCCGGACGTGCGCCTTTCCCAGGGTGAGATGGAGGAGTTCCTCGCGATCGTGGACCGGCAGGTCGAACGCCTTTCCCGGCTCGTCGAGGAGCTCCTGTTGACCGCCCGCATAGACGCCGGAGCGATCGACCTGCTCATGGACTCGGTCGACGTCGCCGAGGTGCTGGAGGAAACGCTCGTCGAGCTGGGCGACGGGCGCGCTCGCGTGCAACTCGCGATCGATCCGTCGCTGCCGCGGATCGCGACCGACGCACAACGACTCGGGCAGATCGCGCGGAACCTGATCGAGAACGCACTGAAGTTCTCCGGCGACGACGAACCCGTGCGGGTTACGGTCGTGCGCGACGGCTCCGTCCTGCTCCTCGAGGTAGCCGATCGGGGCCCGGGTATCCCCGAAGATCAGCTTCCCCAGATCTTCGAGCGCTTCCATCAGCTTGGGGGATCCCTTCGACGACGCGGTCAGGGCCTGGGGCTCGGCCTCTACATCGTGCGCAACCTCGTCGACGCGCTCAACGGCACGGTGCGCGTGCGATCGACGGTGGGCGAGGGAACGACCTTCTCGGTAGGGATCCCGCTCGTGCCGGCGGCGGTTCGCTCCTCGAGCGCGTAA
- a CDS encoding YraN family protein: MGRGELGRAGEEIAARFLAEQGWRIVGRNVRCGRAGEIDIVAERAGVLAFVEVKTRRSDRFGTPGEAVTWRKQNRIRGLARHFLMHERPTAAAIRFDVVEVRTGGTGPLVTHLEGAF; encoded by the coding sequence GTGGGACGCGGCGAACTCGGACGGGCCGGCGAGGAGATCGCCGCGCGGTTCCTCGCCGAACAGGGGTGGCGGATCGTCGGCCGCAACGTTCGATGCGGCCGCGCCGGTGAGATCGACATCGTCGCCGAGCGCGCCGGGGTGTTGGCATTCGTCGAGGTGAAGACCCGAAGGTCCGACCGGTTCGGCACGCCCGGTGAGGCCGTCACGTGGCGCAAGCAGAATCGCATCCGCGGGCTCGCACGCCATTTCTTGATGCACGAGCGGCCGACCGCGGCCGCGATCCGCTTCGACGTCGTCGAAGTGCGCACCGGCGGGACCGGCCCGCTGGTCACGCACCTCGAGGGAGCGTTCTGA
- the rimM gene encoding ribosome maturation factor RimM (Essential for efficient processing of 16S rRNA), translating into MGSAPERIVVGRIVKPHGTTGEVVVEVLSDAPDRFAAGASLEAGDPEGERSPLTVRKARRDRGLLLVTFKQVPHRGAAERMRGALLSIPADEVAAPAEGTYYEWQIRGLEVVDEEGEVLGTLDRVIERAGNDVWVIDTGDGEAMVPAVEEFIRSVDLGSGRIVIHVIPGLFE; encoded by the coding sequence GTGGGCTCCGCTCCCGAGCGGATCGTGGTCGGCAGGATCGTCAAACCCCACGGGACCACCGGCGAAGTCGTCGTCGAGGTGTTGAGCGACGCCCCCGACCGGTTCGCCGCCGGAGCAAGTCTCGAGGCCGGTGACCCCGAAGGGGAGCGCTCTCCGCTCACGGTGCGGAAGGCACGCAGGGATCGCGGCCTGCTGCTCGTGACGTTCAAACAGGTTCCCCACCGCGGAGCGGCAGAGCGCATGCGCGGCGCGCTCCTGTCGATCCCGGCCGACGAGGTCGCCGCCCCCGCGGAAGGCACCTACTACGAATGGCAGATCCGGGGGCTCGAGGTGGTCGACGAGGAGGGAGAAGTTCTCGGCACGTTGGACCGGGTGATCGAGCGAGCGGGGAACGACGTCTGGGTGATAGACACCGGAGATGGTGAAGCCATGGTCCCGGCGGTGGAGGAGTTCATCCGGTCGGTCGACCTCGGGTCGGGGAGGATCGTGATCCACGTGATTCCGGGACTTTTCGAATGA
- a CDS encoding PaaI family thioesterase codes for MSSDELAARRARRFPGLLGLEIVERRPGYCRAEMEVQEKHLRPHIDGVHAGAVVSLADTACGQGCSASLEPGKTFITVELKANLIASASEGRIIAEALPIHQGKRTHVWEARVTREDGRLIAIFTCTQLIMDA; via the coding sequence ATGAGCTCCGACGAGCTCGCCGCCCGGCGGGCGCGGCGATTCCCCGGCCTGCTCGGCCTGGAGATCGTCGAGCGGCGGCCGGGCTACTGCCGGGCCGAGATGGAGGTCCAGGAGAAGCATCTGCGTCCGCACATCGACGGCGTGCACGCGGGCGCCGTCGTGTCGCTCGCCGACACCGCGTGCGGCCAGGGCTGCTCGGCGTCGCTCGAGCCGGGGAAGACCTTCATAACCGTCGAGCTGAAAGCGAATCTCATCGCGTCGGCGTCGGAAGGGCGGATCATCGCGGAAGCCCTCCCGATACATCAGGGGAAGCGGACGCACGTCTGGGAGGCGCGGGTGACGCGAGAGGATGGGCGCCTGATCGCGATCTTCACCTGCACGCAGCTCATCATGGACGCCTGA